The stretch of DNA CGCCTTTGGCACCGGCACCCACACCGACCAGGCCGTAACTGTAGCAGGTGCCTCCTACAAATTGGGCATGGCGGGGATATGGTATCAATGGCTCTACTTATTCGCCACCCCCTTCTACTGGCTCATCGCGCCAATATGGCGAAGGCTGCGCTACCTCACCATAGCGGACTTCTTTGAAGATCGGTTCAGCAACTCGCTCGGTTATTTCTACGCCCTCTATGGCCTGCTCTACTTTGCCATACAAATAGGCATCATGCTCCTGGGCACCGGCAAAACAGCCAGTGCCATGACCGGCGGCGCGATCTCTCCTGAAATCGCCATCGGTGTGATGACCGTCCTCTTCCTCTCCTACGGTCTATTAGGCGGCCTGCCCGCAGCCATCATCACCGACTTTATCCAGGGCATCTTCATCATCGTCCTCTCCTTTCTCCTCGTCCCCTTTGTCATCGACGGCGTCGGCGGCTTCACCGGCCTTCACCAGCAAGTACCCATTGAAAAATTCAGCCTCGAAGCCCCCGGCGATCCCCCGGCCGGATACGACCGCATCACGCCCTTCTTCATCGTCATGGTCGTCATCAACGCCCTCGTCGGCATCATTGCCCAACCCCACCACATGGAAATTGGCGGTGCGGGCAAAACCGAACGCGAAGCCCGCGTGGGATTCACATACGGCAACATGATCAAACGCCTCTGCACCGTAGCCTGGGCATTTACCGGCGTAGCCTGCATTGCCCTTTATCCCAACATCGACGACCCCGAACACGCTTTTGGGCTCGCCTCGCGCGACCTCTTGCCCATCGGCCTCGTCGGCATCATGCTCGCCTCGATGATCGCCGCAGTAATGTCCACCTGCGACTCATTCATGGTCGATGGCGCCGCTCTCTTTGTCGAAAACTTTTACAAACCCCTCTTCAAGCCCGAAGCCGACGACAAACACTACCTCACCACAGGTCGTATCGTCGCCCTCATACTCGTCATATTCGGCATAATCATCGCGCTCTATTTCACCTCTGTCGTCGCAATTATTCGCCTCTCCTGGTCGCTCGTGGCATTCTTTGGAATTGCATTCTGGGGAGGAATTCTCTGGCGCAGATGCAATGCGCCCGGCGCCTGGGCGGGCCTGGTCGTCTCGGCATTTTTATTCGCCATATCCGGTCAAACAATCATCAATTTGGAAAGCCTGGGCATCTACATTGGCGGCCTCGACTGGGAATTGCCCTATCGCTACGTACTCTACATCGCCGGCGGTTTTGCCGCACTCATCATCGTCAGCAAACTCACCAAACCGCAAGACAAAGAGCGACTCGACCGCTTTTACACCTTGCTCCACACGCCTGTGGGACAAGAGCACAAATTGCGCGAAGCCGGCATAAAAGTTGTTATGGAGTAAGGAGTCGTCATGCGCCTCATAGCCATATTGCTTATCGCCGCACTCTATACGAGTTTGGGAGCTACAGACCCTGCACTGCATATAGAAATCGACCGCAGCGAAACGCAAACCCTCCCCAAAAGCCTCTATGGCTTCAACACGAACATGATGAGCGGTGACTACGGTTATCTCGACTCTAACTTCGTCGCGCTCACAAAAGACCTGCAACCCCAGATACTGCGTTTTCCCGGAGGCACAATCGGCAATTTTTACCACTGGAAAATAGCTGGGTTTATCCAGAGTGAAATGAGTTCAACCGGCAGCGAGCAACTCAACAGACGAAACAGAGGCAATTTTGTCAGACTGAGAAAAAGGAGAAATGGGAGACTCGCATTTGACGACTTCATGCAAATGTGCAACGCGCTAAAAATAACGCCCATCGTAGTCGTCAACCTGTGGACGGGAAGCCCGGAAGAAAGTGCCGGATGGGTCCAATACGCAAAAAACAAGGAATACGAGATCGCGTATTGGGAACTCGGCAATGAGCATTATCTACCGTGGTACGCGGAAAAATATCCCTCTGCGGAAACCTATATCGCACAAGCCAAAAAACATGCACAGGCGATGAAAGCCGTTGACCCAACCATAAAAGTCTCGGTCTGTGCAAGCCCGGTAGCCTTCCACAAGAACGGCTTTGAAAAAAACGTGGATCAACGCAAATGGGACAGTGCATTGGCGGCTGCAGATCAATTTTACGACGCCTATACCGTTCACGTCTATGCTTATCGGACCGCTCGAAAAAAAGAAATTGAGGAATATCGGGGCTATCTCTTTGGTTGGATCCACTGCGATATCGATGACGCCATGGACTACTATGAAAAATTATTCCCCAACGTGGAAATGTGGATAACAGAATGGAATATCGCCAATCCCGCAAACCGGGTCGCCAACACACAATTGCACGCCATGTACACGGGCGACTTCTTCCTAAAAATGCTCACATACCCGCGCATTACCCATGCAAATTTTCACGTACTTGCCGGTCCCGGCAAAGGATTCCCCACATTCTCCCCAATCGCACCCCCATCGCCGAGAACCAATTGGAAATACGGAGGTGAACCAGAGGCGGACTTTGGAAAAACAATCCGGCGCGCCACCTACTATCCCCTTCAGTTAATCGGAGAAGCATTCGCGGAATCGGACACAAAATTCTCCCTCGCCATCCAAAATCCACCCATCCTCAATGGACAGCTCGAATACGAGGGAAAACAAATACCGGGTATCCAGGCACAGGCAGTCGGAAGTGCCGCGCACCTTTTTGTACTCATTAGCAACCGCACAGCAGACGACCTATCGCCGGACCTCACCATCGACGGCAAAAAATATGAAGGCACGCTCACATATCGCTACGTAGCCCATGAAAGACTCAATGCATCAAATGGCGGAAATGCGGAAATGGAAGGCGCGGGCAAAATAGAAGTCGCAATCCGCGAATGGTCTGGTGCTTGCAATAATCTCTTGATTCCCAAAAACAGTTTTGGCATTTTAGTGTTATCGCTCAACTAATTCCGAGGAGGCTATCGTGTTTGGCCTTGAAATTCGCAAACCATCCAGAGAAACAGTCATAGGATTCATCGTCACCTGGATCTGTGTAATCGGCATCATCTTTCTCACACTTGCCCTCGTCCGCATCGGTGCGTAAAGGACTTATCCCATGATCAGAAAATACCGCCCTGAAGACCTCGACGCCCTCAAAGAAATCACCGTTATCTGTTTTGATGGGGTATCAATCGACCAGAACATCGAAAAAAACTTCGGTCAATTTGCCGACACAGATTGGAAAGCACGCAAAGCCAAACACATAGACGCGGACGTCGCAGCCAATGCCGATGGCATCTTCGTTTGGGAAGAAGAAGGCAAAGTCGCGGCCTACATCACCACGCGCATCGACCATGAAAGCAAAATAGGCGGCATACCCAACCTCGCCGTCTTGCCCGAATACCAGGGCAAAGGAATCGGCAAAGCATTGATGACAGCCGCCTTTGACTATTTTGAAGAACAGGGCATGGCCGTGGCAAAAATCGAAACCCTCGACCAAAACCCCGTTGGACAGAACTTTTATCCGCGCTCGGGCTTTACCGCAGTCGCCCAACAAATCCACTACGCAATGCCAATGAAAGACCGCAAAGTGTAGCTCTTTACTCATCCCTCCACACCGTTGGAAAGTGTTCCCCCCGCAAAATTGCGCCATCTTCCACAGTTACAAATTCCTTCATCACGTGATTGCCACTCGCATCGTAATACGTATCCTGCGTCATATAGTGAATCGCAATCGCGCGCCGAGGTCGCTTGCTGCGATTATCGTGCGAACCGTGCCAGGTCAGAGCGTGGTGATAATGCACCTCGCCCTTTTTCACCGGTCGGCGCACCACCGATATGGACTGGCCTTCAAACTCTGACGGCATCGCGTCAAAATCCTTTACCTCCCGCACAAACGCAATCTGATTGCCCCATTTGTGCGAACCCGGCACCATACTCATACACCCATTTTTCACATCCACATCGTCCAATGCCACCCACGCGCTCACCTCGGTCATCGGCCGAATAATCGGCCACAGCGGCGCGTCCTGATGCCAACCGGTCGTCCCCCCAATTTCAGCGGGCTTGTACTGAATCTGATCGTGCCAGATACGCAACTCCGTCGCCCCGGTCAACTGCGCCATTTCTTCCACGATCTTCTCTGAATACATCAAATTCCTGAACGCCTCACTTGCCTCCCAGATATTCACAATCTGCCAGACCGGCGCCGAATCATTACCGCCCAAATTGCGCAACAAAACCGGTTGCGACACATCATCGCGATCTTTATTCTCAATCACCCGGTACAATTCCTCGCGCAACACCTCGACCTGTGCGTCGTCCAGCACCGGACCCCCATTCAAAAACCCATTCTCGTGAAACTCCGCCACTTGCACTTCTGTTAGCATGTCTCATCTCCTGTCAAACCAAATTCCCCTCTGCCCGGCTATTCCTTCCCACAACAGTAATAGCCTTGTCCATCCCCACACACAAATTACCGCTAATCAAATTATAGTCGCTCTCGCCACTCTCCTCAATACCCTTCAACTGCGTCGGCTTCTCTTGATCGTCTGCACACCGATTGCCCTGCATAATCGAATGGGTCAAATCGTACACGCGGATACCGGGATATTTCCCCTTTTCCGCCCGGGAATTGCTCAGCAACAAATTCCCCGTAATCACCTGCTCATCCCCTCTATTGGCATCTATCCCACACATCCCATTGTACGAACACACATTATTACTCACAATATTGTGGTGATCCCCGCCATTTGCCACACCGCCAATCCCGTGTTGTCCATTTTCGGAAAACACGCTATCGCTACACACCGAATGATGCACCCGCGCGCAAAAATAATACCCATCGCCCCCATTTCCCTTCCCGATATTGTGCGACCATACACTGCGCGCCAATCCCGTTCCCGGATGAAACCCATGCCCGCGACACCCGTGAGCCTGACAATGCGCCACCTGGGCATCGCAACCGCGCTGAATCCCAAACCCATCGCTGGGCCACCCAAACACCGAACAATTCAGAACGCGCACGCGCTCACAACCCACAATATGCACCGCAGAATACGTAAAATCCCACCAATCACCCGCGTAATCCTCGGGCCCCTTAATCGTCAAATCTCGTATTTCAATATCCGTCTCACCCTCTGCCCATATACAGGGAAACAGATTCACCACCCGGGCATTGTCACGCACCAACAACCGCCGATTAAACGGCACACTCATCCACACGCGATTGCCCACAACCCGCTCGACCTCCCCATGCGTACCCCACCATCCCCTGTGCTTATCGTCGCAAACCCCAATCCCCTCACCCACGCGAAAAGGCGAACTGGTCTTACAGTTCAACACCCGACCACCTTTGCGAATATCTTTTGAGAGATACGCCACCTGCAAAGGCCGAATCTTTAACACCGTCGCTGGCCCATCGCCGACCAGACTCACCCGACTCGGCACGTACAGCGTCTTGCGCAAAAGATACGTACCCGCCGGAATACGCACCCTGCCACCGCTCTCTGGCAAGGATGCAACCGCATCCTCCAGACCACATGTCATCGACTCCCGATCAAAAAAATCCCCTGCATTCACCTCATCTCGCGGCGCATCGGGCAACGGAATCTCTCTCGCTGGCATAGCAGGCATAACATCCTCCTCCTGATTTTTTAAGCACTCTCCAAAAACACCGTCACCCCCATATCGGCGTATTTCTCGCGCGTATCCGGCGTGCCGTTGCGATGACAGACCGCCACGCCAGTCCCTTCCAAAGACCTGCACAAATACGCGATCGTATCATCCACGGACTTCAACCAATGTTGCGGATGTGCCTTAATGCTCATAGACAAATCCGTCGGACCCATCGACAGACAATCCACCCCCGCCTTCGCGAGCAAATGCCCGCGCGTTGCGGCCTCTACCGACTCAATTTGCAACCACAAAATCCCAAAGCTATTCCACCAATCGGCGTACTCCTCCGTAGTTTTATCTTCCGTGCCTCGCCGATGTCTCCCGCCAAAACTGCGCCCACCAGCTGGCGGATAATAAAAATAATGCAACGCATCATCAACCGTCTCTTCCAACTCGGTCTGCGGAATCTCGATCCCACACGGGCCCAAATCGAGATAATTGCCAATCAAATAGGCATTGCGCGTGTGTTTGATCCGAAACTGCACGAACACATCGCGCTCGGCAGCCATATCGCAAAACGCCGCAATGCGCTCCTCGCTCAACGGCGTATGCTGGCTATCAATAGACACGAAATCGTAATCATCTTTATCCATAATCTGATCGAACCGATCCGGCGGCGTATTCGGCGCCATAGACACGCCAATAATGCGTTCGCCATTGCGGTATTTCTGTTTCAGTCCAATTACGTTTTCAAACATACTGTCTCCTTTAACTGTGGTTACTTCTCTCCCATTCTCGAAGCTTATCTGCATTCTCGCGCACCTTGACAAATGCGCGCGACATATCCCGCATCCGCGTTTCAGAAGTCAGCAAAGCCCTCTGGCTTATCGACAGCCGTTCCCTGCAATACTGCTCGACCTTTGGCAAGTGCAACGAGCGATAATCCTGTGCCGCATCTGTCCACGCAAAAGGCGTGTAATCACGCGCTTTCCAATCCGTTTGAAAAACCGGATGTTTGTAAACTGGCGTCTCGTATCCCGTACTCACCGGCACCCCTTCAGCGCGCATCGCCCTGATAAATGCATCGCGAGAAACGCCCTCAAACGCCTCGGATAAATACCGCGCACCATACACATGCCAGTTGACGCGGGTCGCATCTTCCAATCGGTGAATCGGATCAATACCCTCGACCTCCGACAACGTGCGCGTCAACATCGCCCCATTTTGTTCACGGATCTCCGTATGCTCGGGAATGCGCTTCAACTGGCACAATAAAACCGCAGCGACAAATTCCGTCATCCGATGATTGCCGCCCCATTGTCGAGATTCCTCCGTACGACCATACCGCGACCGCCCGACATTGACCGCACAGCCAATCGCATCGGCAACGGCCTCGTCATTGGTCAGGGCAATACCCCCATCTCCGCCCGTCATATTTTTGCTCTGCTGAAAAGAAAACCCCGAAGCCAGTCCCCAGCTACCCAGTCCACGATCCCTATAGGCCGATCCCCACCCGTGCGCCGCATCTTCTAAAATCGCGAGATTGTGTCGCTCGGCAATATCCAGCAACCGCTGGAGATCACACGCCAACCCGCCAAAATGCACCGGCATAATCCCCTTCGTACGATCTGTAATAAGACTCTCGACCTCCGCCACATCGAGATTATTGGTATCCGGGTCTATATCGCAAAAAACAACCGTAGCACCGGCTTTTAGAATCCCCGAACACGTACCGATAAATGTATAGGCACTCGTAATCACCTCATCGCCTACACCAATACCCGCCCCGCGGCAAATCATTTCCAGAGCCACAGTGCCACCAGTACACGCGATCCCGTATTTCGCATCTTGAAATGCCGCAAATGTCTCTTCAAACTCCTGGCACTTCGAGGAATTGTACCACGCCCGACTCTCCAGCACCTCGATAAGAGCATCTCTTTCGGCCGCATCGTACATCGGCCATAAAATATCATCCTTCTCTTTAACCTCACGCTCGCCACCCAACAGCGCTAACTCTGCCATATTTCCCTCCTTGATCAATCCCTCTGCAAACATTCGACCAGCAGGTCCAATGCTTCGCGGGCGAACACTTCCATATTCTCTCCCCGGTTCTCGCTGCCCGTTGCGATCGCAATCGCCTGCTCGGCATCTGGTCCCACAACGCCGATACACGTATGACCGGGCGGATCGCCATACCGATTTCCCGTCGGACCAGCCGCGCCCGTCTCGCCGATACCCCAGTCCGCCCCCAAACGTTCGCGCGCAGCGCGAGCCAGATGCAGGGCATGCGTTTTTGTCGCAGCCCTCGCCTCGCCCATTGCCGCATCGGAAACAGCCATCAATATCTGCTTTGAGTCACCCGTATAACACACCCCACCGCCCTTGAAATAAGCCGAAGCCCCCGGCACAGCCAAAAGCGCTGCAGAAATAATTCCCCCCGACGACGACTCGGCCACCGCCACGGTCTGCCCCTTGTCTTTTAGCAATGCACCCATATCTGTGGCCATTGTCTTAAAATCCGCCATATTAACCTCTACATTAAAGCGCGAATAGACGAATAGACGAATAGACGCCCCCCGCCCAACCACTCAAGGTCAGCAAGAACTCCATTCGTTGATTCGCTAATTCGCTGATTCGTTGATGAACTGCTAACGCAGTTGTACCCCGTTCCGTTGATTCGTTGATTCGTCTTCTTCTTTTCTTCTATCCCCCACCGGAGCTTCAACGCGAACCGTTACAATATCCGCATCGTGATATTGCTGGTGGCGCACAGACGAAGTGAAATGCTGAAGCAAACGCAGCGAGATTTCATGCTCGACCGGCATCTCGTCTGTATGTTCTCTGAGATAGGCCATTCGGTCCTCAATATTTTCCTCACCAGTCGAAGCGATAAACTCGAGTTCTGCGCCATTGCTTCCATCGCTACGTATAATTAAAAGCAGGCGTTTCTCCGCTTGTTCGCCCTCCCCTTGCTGAATGAGAATCAGAAGGGTTTCTTCGGCAGACAGACAGAGACGATTCGTCATCTCGGCATCCCAGCCTCTGCGCGAGGCGAACTTTTCGAGAAATGACACAATCTCTGGCAAAGCCTCGACAGTAAGCGCCGTCTCAATGCGCTGCCGGCGCGGTGCTGTCAACTCCATAAACAGCGTCAGGAAAATCGCCGTGAGACCGCCAGCCGTCATCCCATTGCCGAGCAGTGCCCCCCACCACTCTCCGAGATATTCCGCAAAAATGGCCTGATCCTGAAACCCCACACCAATCCAGAATGCGACGCCCGCGATCATCGCCTTGCGATAATCTACCCCATCCTGGACGATAATCCGCATACCCACAACAAAGAGAAGTGCCAGCAGCACCGTCACATAGGCTCCAACCACGGGATTGGGGATTGCCAGCAGGAGTGCCGACACCTTGGGAATAAAGGACGCCACCACAAATACGATGCCAATACACACGCCGACGCCGCGTGCGGCAACGCCGGTGAGTTCTGTGATTGAAACACTTGACGAGTAGGTCGTATTTGGAACTGTCCCCGCAATACCTGAAAGCAAGTTGCCCACGCCATCTGCGGTAACTGCGCCCTGCACCGCTCGAAAATCGGGCGCGCGAGGCGTACGCCACGAAACCTTCTGGATCGCGATAGAATCCCCTATTGTTTCTATAGCACCGACCAGAGTCACAAATATGAAAGCGGGAAGAAGCGACCAGAAAACAGGACCAAAGCTGAGGTCAAAACCCGGCCAGCCACCACCTGCGGGAAGCCCTATCCATGGAGCGTCGATAACGCGCTGGATGTCGTA from Gemmatimonadota bacterium encodes:
- a CDS encoding sodium:solute symporter family protein encodes the protein MLGLHLLDFATLAIYLIGIMIAGLWVARKIKNTGDYFMGGRSFGKTFMIMHAFGTGTHTDQAVTVAGASYKLGMAGIWYQWLYLFATPFYWLIAPIWRRLRYLTIADFFEDRFSNSLGYFYALYGLLYFAIQIGIMLLGTGKTASAMTGGAISPEIAIGVMTVLFLSYGLLGGLPAAIITDFIQGIFIIVLSFLLVPFVIDGVGGFTGLHQQVPIEKFSLEAPGDPPAGYDRITPFFIVMVVINALVGIIAQPHHMEIGGAGKTEREARVGFTYGNMIKRLCTVAWAFTGVACIALYPNIDDPEHAFGLASRDLLPIGLVGIMLASMIAAVMSTCDSFMVDGAALFVENFYKPLFKPEADDKHYLTTGRIVALILVIFGIIIALYFTSVVAIIRLSWSLVAFFGIAFWGGILWRRCNAPGAWAGLVVSAFLFAISGQTIINLESLGIYIGGLDWELPYRYVLYIAGGFAALIIVSKLTKPQDKERLDRFYTLLHTPVGQEHKLREAGIKVVME
- a CDS encoding GNAT family N-acetyltransferase; amino-acid sequence: MIRKYRPEDLDALKEITVICFDGVSIDQNIEKNFGQFADTDWKARKAKHIDADVAANADGIFVWEEEGKVAAYITTRIDHESKIGGIPNLAVLPEYQGKGIGKALMTAAFDYFEEQGMAVAKIETLDQNPVGQNFYPRSGFTAVAQQIHYAMPMKDRKV
- a CDS encoding phytanoyl-CoA dioxygenase family protein; this encodes MLTEVQVAEFHENGFLNGGPVLDDAQVEVLREELYRVIENKDRDDVSQPVLLRNLGGNDSAPVWQIVNIWEASEAFRNLMYSEKIVEEMAQLTGATELRIWHDQIQYKPAEIGGTTGWHQDAPLWPIIRPMTEVSAWVALDDVDVKNGCMSMVPGSHKWGNQIAFVREVKDFDAMPSEFEGQSISVVRRPVKKGEVHYHHALTWHGSHDNRSKRPRRAIAIHYMTQDTYYDASGNHVMKEFVTVEDGAILRGEHFPTVWRDE
- a CDS encoding right-handed parallel beta-helix repeat-containing protein, giving the protein MPAMPAREIPLPDAPRDEVNAGDFFDRESMTCGLEDAVASLPESGGRVRIPAGTYLLRKTLYVPSRVSLVGDGPATVLKIRPLQVAYLSKDIRKGGRVLNCKTSSPFRVGEGIGVCDDKHRGWWGTHGEVERVVGNRVWMSVPFNRRLLVRDNARVVNLFPCIWAEGETDIEIRDLTIKGPEDYAGDWWDFTYSAVHIVGCERVRVLNCSVFGWPSDGFGIQRGCDAQVAHCQAHGCRGHGFHPGTGLARSVWSHNIGKGNGGDGYYFCARVHHSVCSDSVFSENGQHGIGGVANGGDHHNIVSNNVCSYNGMCGIDANRGDEQVITGNLLLSNSRAEKGKYPGIRVYDLTHSIMQGNRCADDQEKPTQLKGIEESGESDYNLISGNLCVGMDKAITVVGRNSRAEGNLV
- a CDS encoding DegT/DnrJ/EryC1/StrS family aminotransferase; translated protein: MFAEGLIKEGNMAELALLGGEREVKEKDDILWPMYDAAERDALIEVLESRAWYNSSKCQEFEETFAAFQDAKYGIACTGGTVALEMICRGAGIGVGDEVITSAYTFIGTCSGILKAGATVVFCDIDPDTNNLDVAEVESLITDRTKGIMPVHFGGLACDLQRLLDIAERHNLAILEDAAHGWGSAYRDRGLGSWGLASGFSFQQSKNMTGGDGGIALTNDEAVADAIGCAVNVGRSRYGRTEESRQWGGNHRMTEFVAAVLLCQLKRIPEHTEIREQNGAMLTRTLSEVEGIDPIHRLEDATRVNWHVYGARYLSEAFEGVSRDAFIRAMRAEGVPVSTGYETPVYKHPVFQTDWKARDYTPFAWTDAAQDYRSLHLPKVEQYCRERLSISQRALLTSETRMRDMSRAFVKVRENADKLREWERSNHS
- a CDS encoding CinA family protein, whose product is MADFKTMATDMGALLKDKGQTVAVAESSSGGIISAALLAVPGASAYFKGGGVCYTGDSKQILMAVSDAAMGEARAATKTHALHLARAARERLGADWGIGETGAAGPTGNRYGDPPGHTCIGVVGPDAEQAIAIATGSENRGENMEVFAREALDLLVECLQRD